AACCGAGACTGTGAAAGGTGTTGGTGAAAAACCAATTGTCGGTATTGTTGTAATTGTAAGGAAACCAGCCCGTGATTGCGCCAACAGGACGATCGAGTTCGATGACAGCGAGGTCCCAATTCCAGTCGTGATTGACCGCCCAGCCCGTCCAGGTAAACAAACCTGCCGAAAAAGCTGTTCCGTACGGCCTGTCCCACTCGTCAAAGGCCGGAATCACTTCAATCATATCCACCCATTCGTCAGTGTCAATGTTGTAAACACAGTGTCCGGCGGTCAGGACATGGTTCGCATCTATCAGGATACCGGAACCCTGTCCCGTGCCGCCATTTGCAGAAATGTATAGTTTGCAGTTTACCCGCCACGGAAAGGTGGACGGGTTCTCAATAATTTGTCCGACGGTAAACTCGTCGAGCGCTTCTCGTTCGTCGCCTCTTCCTCCGCCAAACGGCACGAACTCTCCGCGTTCGTTGAAGGCTTGCGGAAAGAGCTCTCTCAATGTCCCTTGTCGAGTTTCGCCAGTCAGCGCGTCACGCATAATCACATCACTCTCGCCCAGAGTCTCAATTCGCGGCGGTGTCCATTGCGGCGATTCATCGGCTGGAAGCACGATATCGGAATTGACCGATGAGAGCTTGCTTGTTGAGTTCACATCTGAGAGAAGTGCGGTGTTGCCTGCCAAGAGGGCAATAATCACACAGAAAAACCAAGCAGTCATACGTATTGCTTTCATGGTCGTTCCTTGGAGTATCAAAAATAGTGCTGCAGAATAAAAGCAAACGCCACCGCGCAATGCGGTGGCGTAGATAAGGTGGTCGTCAGGATGACGTTATGGTCGTGCGAACCGGCGAATCAGAGATGCTTGAACGAGGTTGGCAAGCCGGCGGCGCGCTCGGGACACAATTGGAAGAGAAAGTATCCATGGCCGGGAATTTCTGGTGAGTGAATCAGCTTTTCCCCGGCGTTACTCCCCCGGCTCAGGGCCGGACTTCACTCATCTGTAACAATTTGCACAATCCAGCCCAAAGTCTCAAGTTGAAATCGTCGGCGCAGTGTGTCTATGTCACGCAGCGTTCAATATGTCCTGTATCTATTCTGCATGATTGCACATGACCGAAATCACCCGCGCACTATTATGCAGGAGGCACAGCGTATGTGACCCGAATTACACGGTCACACGCAACCACGACCCTTTGTAAAACAGCCACACGGCGATGATTCCGCCCAGTGAGTGAGCAATCGTGGCTCCCCAAATCATGCCGACCGGACCCCAAGTCAGGGTAATACCGAAGACATACATGAAAGGAACCATCAGCAGCCACGCGTGGGCGATACTTAGCAGCATCATCGGACGGTTGTGACCGGCCCCTTCAAACACGGTTTCCGCACCGATGTGAATTCCCGCAAACGGAATGGACACAGCCATGATGCGCAGCAGAGCGACGCCAAGGTCGGTCGCCGATTGGATATCGAAAAATGCGGTGATAATCCACTCGGCGAAGATGAACACGAACAGCGCATACGCCAGCATAACGTAACCCGCCATGCGAATCGAATGCACTCCGGCTATCCATGACTTCACAAGCTCTTTCGCGCCGAGATATTGGGCAAGCAGCGCCGACGTCCCGAGTGTAAATCCGACCATGGACATTACACCGAAGTGCAGCACGCGGTGCGCGGCTCCGAAAATTGCCACGACGTCCGTGCCAAAGTGTGCCACAAGTCTGACACCGATGGTCATCGCCAGAGAAAAGCTCAGGATGTTTATACCCACGGGCCAGCCGATGTTCCAAATCATCGAGAAGTCTTTCCAGCCCGGCCACGGCGAGTGAAACCAGCGCACACGAATGGGTGAGTGCTTGCTCGCCAACACCAGCAGACCGATAACGACGACCAGTGAATAGGAAAACACGGTCGCAATCGCAGCCCCTCTGAGCCCCATTGCAGGAAAAGGTCCCCATCCGAGAATCAGAAATGGGTCGAGCACAATATTCGTTCCTGCACCAAGCAATTGCATCCACCACGCCATGCGCGGCATGCCGATACAGCGAAACGCCGAATAGACAGAGTATGAGCAGCCGACTACTCCTGCGGCAACGAGCAGCCACACGCCGTATTCATAGCACATGGCTTCCACCGCCGGTTCCAGTCCCATCCATGGCATGAACACAGGCATCAGAAACCACGTCAACAGTCCGAGCAGCGTGCCGACGACCATCTTCATCGTGAACGCCGAGCGAATCGCATTTTCGGAATCTTCAGTCGCGCCTTCTCCGAACCGGCGGGCGATGATGGCGTTTGAGCCCACACCGGTAATGATATTAAAGGTCATCATCATCCAATAGATAGTGTAGAACACCGTGACCGCGGCCACAGGCTGTGTGCCGATTTTTGCCAGCCAGAAGAGGTCCACCATTTCATTGAACGACGCAACCATGAAGCCGCCCATGGAGGGAATGCCGTAGGCAACCACCTCCTTCATAATGGCGCGGCTCTGTTCCCGCGGTACGGTTGCGACTTCGGCCACCTCAGGCGGCAAAGACGCAATCGGAGCGAGACGTTGCGAGGGAATTATGGGTAACATATGTTGAGAGTCAAGAGTTGAAGAGTAATTGCGCAACTTCCGTGAAGGAAGCGTGCGCGACAAAACAGAGTCCGGCGGGCAAGACAGCCCGCATTCGGTGAAATGATGTCAGGAGTTCTTTTGCCGTCGCATTGCTAAAGGTCCTCCTCCACCAGCCAGTGTCCCCGTCGAAAGAAGAGGAAGAAGATTGCGCTGCCCAGCAAATTGCCGAACGCATACCCCGCAAGCATGCCGTACGGTCCCCAGCCGAGCCATTTTCCCAACACGAGCATAGACAGCACAATCAAACCCCAATCCAAGAAAATACCGAAAATCATCGGCGGCAGATTTCGTCCGGCACCGTTGTACGCATTGGTCATCATTTCCAAAGCCGCGCGGAACGGCAGCGAGAGCACAAGGATTCTCAGAAACCACTTGCCTTGCTCGAGCGACTCCGGTTCGCTGAAGAACATCTTGACCAGCGGCTCGCTGAACAACCAGATGAGCAGCACAAATGAGAACATGCAAATCATCACCAGCCGGATGGAAATCCGTGCCGTGTGCCACGCATTCTCCTTTTCCCGCGCACCCAGATACTGGCCGACGAGTGCTCCGGTTCCCAAGCCGAAACCCACATTTATCATATGTCCGAAGCGCAAAATCCTCTGCGCCATTCCGAACAGCGCAACAACGAGTGTTCCAAAATGCGCGAACAACCCGACGACGGTTGAGTTCATCAGAGCAAAACTAAGCGCGCTGAAACCGCTCGGAAAACCGATTCTCCAAATCTGTTTCATTTCCGATTTTGGCAAATTGCGGAAGCTCCATTTCA
The genomic region above belongs to bacterium and contains:
- a CDS encoding trypsin-like peptidase domain-containing protein, which codes for MKAIRMTAWFFCVIIALLAGNTALLSDVNSTSKLSSVNSDIVLPADESPQWTPPRIETLGESDVIMRDALTGETRQGTLRELFPQAFNERGEFVPFGGGRGDEREALDEFTVGQIIENPSTFPWRVNCKLYISANGGTGQGSGILIDANHVLTAGHCVYNIDTDEWVDMIEVIPAFDEWDRPYGTAFSAGLFTWTGWAVNHDWNWDLAVIELDRPVGAITGWFPYNYNNTDNWFFTNTFHSLGYPGGPPFDGIRLNYRYGPFDSCNTNILYEYDTTSYGGMSGGGVYYRDIENNWRTVYAVASHGWGGYG
- a CDS encoding MATE family efflux transporter, which translates into the protein MLPIIPSQRLAPIASLPPEVAEVATVPREQSRAIMKEVVAYGIPSMGGFMVASFNEMVDLFWLAKIGTQPVAAVTVFYTIYWMMMTFNIITGVGSNAIIARRFGEGATEDSENAIRSAFTMKMVVGTLLGLLTWFLMPVFMPWMGLEPAVEAMCYEYGVWLLVAAGVVGCSYSVYSAFRCIGMPRMAWWMQLLGAGTNIVLDPFLILGWGPFPAMGLRGAAIATVFSYSLVVVIGLLVLASKHSPIRVRWFHSPWPGWKDFSMIWNIGWPVGINILSFSLAMTIGVRLVAHFGTDVVAIFGAAHRVLHFGVMSMVGFTLGTSALLAQYLGAKELVKSWIAGVHSIRMAGYVMLAYALFVFIFAEWIITAFFDIQSATDLGVALLRIMAVSIPFAGIHIGAETVFEGAGHNRPMMLLSIAHAWLLMVPFMYVFGITLTWGPVGMIWGATIAHSLGGIIAVWLFYKGSWLRVTV